One genomic region from Rosa rugosa chromosome 1, drRosRugo1.1, whole genome shotgun sequence encodes:
- the LOC133725740 gene encoding polyamine oxidase 2-like: MAGGGNSNSNSNSNITPQLRRAVCNSNVERRPTSTSTPSPSVIVIGGGMAGIAAARALQDASFQVVLLESRDRLGGRVHTDYSFGFPIDLGASWLHGVCKENPLAPLIGRLGLPLYRTSGDNSVLYDHDLESYALFDMDGKQVPQDLVTKVGVKFEEILKEANEVRKELSEDMSITRAFSIVFEKKPELRLEGISHKVLQWYLCRMEGWFAADADTISLKSWDQEELLPGGHGLMVRGYRPVINTLAKGLDIRLSHRVTKILRRYKGVMVTVEDGRSFVADAAIIAVPLGVLKANAIKFEPKLPDWKEAAIADLGVGIENKIVLHFEKVFWPNVEFLGVVAETSYCCSYFLNLHKATGHSVLVYMPAGQLARDIEKMSDEEAANFAYMQLKKILPDASDPIHFLVSHWGTDINSLGSYSYDMVGKPHDLYEKLRVPVDNLFFAGEATSVDFPGSVHGAFATGAMAAEDCRMRVLERYGELDLFEPVMGEGVMSIPIQISRL, encoded by the exons ATGGCTGGAGGAGGCAACAGTAACAGTAACAGTAATAGTAATATTACTCCCCAATTGCGCAGAG CTGTTTGCAATTCGAATGTTGAGAGGAGGCCGACATCGACATCGACGCCGTCTCCATCTGTGATAGTGATAGGTGGAGGCATGGCTGGAATTGCAGCTGCTCGTGCTCTCCAAGATGCATCATTCCAG GTTGTGCTGTTGGAGTCTCGGGATCGACTTGGTGGTCGAGTTCACACCGATTACTCGTTTGGTTTTCCGATTGACTTGGGTGCATCATG GTTGCATGGAGTATGTAAAGAGAATCCCTTGGCTCCATTAATCGGGAGACTGGGCTTGCCTTTATATCGAACCAGTGGTGATAACTCTGTGTTGTATGATCATGACTTAGAAAG CTATGCACTCTTTGATATGGATGGAAAACAAGTTCCTCAAGATTTGGTTACAAAAGTTGGTGTAAAATTTGAGGAAATTTTAAAAGAGGCAA ATGAGGTAAGAAAGGAACTCTCAGAAGACATGTCCATCACCCGCGCTTTCTCAATTGTCTTTGAAAAGAAACCAGAATTAAG GTTGGAAGGAATTTCCCATAAGGTACTGCAGTGGTATTTGTGCCGAATGGAAGGCTGGTTTGCAGCAGATGCTGATACAATTTCACTTAAAAGCTGGGATCAG GAAGAACTGCTTcctggtggtcacggtcttatGGTCAGGGGCTATCGCCCTGTTATAAACACCCTTGCCAAAGGTCTTGACATTCGCCTGAGCCACAG GGTGACAAAAATTTTAAGGCGATATAAGGGCGTGATGGTAACAGTAGAGGATGGGAGATCATTTGTTGCAGATGCTGCAATTATTGCTGTTCCTCTCGGTGTGCTTAAGGCAAATGCCATAAAGTTTGAGCCAAAGCTACCCGACTGGAAGGAAGCAGCCATTGCTGACCTTGGAGTGGGAATCGAGAATAAGATAGTGTTGCACTTTGAGAAGGTGTTCTGGCCGAATGTGGAGTTTTTAGGAGTGGTTGCGGAGACATCTTACTGTTGCAGCTACTTTCTAAATCTTCACAAGGCAACTGGTCACTCTGTGCTTGTTTATATGCCTGCAGGGCAGCTGGCCAGAGACATTGAGAAAATGTCCGATGAAGAGGCTGCTAATTTTGCATATATGCAACTCAAGAAGATCCTTCCAGATGCTTCTGATCCG ATTCATTTTCTTGTTTCTCACTGGGGAACAGATATAAATTCCCTTGGGTCCTATAGCTATGATATGGTAGGCAAACCCCATGATCTGTATGAGAAGCTAAGGGTCCCGGTAGATAACCTTTTCTTTGCTGGGGAGGCAACAAGCGTGGACTTCCCAGGTTCTGTGCATGGTGCATTTGCTACTGGAGCAATGGCCGCTGAAGACTGCAGGATGCGCGTTCTGGAGCGATACGGTGAGTTGGATTTGTTCGAGCCAGTCATGGGTGAGGGGGTCATGTCTATCCCAATTCAGATCTCCCGCCTGTAA